The Mycosarcoma maydis chromosome 6, whole genome shotgun sequence genomic sequence TCTACGCACTCAAGCTGACGCTTCTTGCGTACCCGAAGCAGGGTCCACTGACGGTCAGTGCCGGTGTGGAGGTGGCGAACCTCGTCAGCCACCCGATCACGGTGAGGGGTCGATCCAAGGTTCACTATGCAGCTGCTTCTACGGCTAACGCCAAGGCAAATGTCGCTGCCAGTGCCGTCTCGTGCGTCGTTTCCGCAAGCCGTTTGGGCGACCAGCGGGCTATTGCGACTTCGAACGGATCTCGTACGAAGCAAGACAAGAGTGTGCGCGGTAACGGTAAACTTGCTGCAGATGATCGTCGTAGCAGTCGCCGTCTTCAGCCTGCCGAGCAGATCATCTGCACCGAGGTCGCAGACACGAGCCAagacgccgacgatgagTCGGAAGAGCgacacaagcacgaatccAGCGCAGCGTCGAGAAGTGTCGGCAGGGTGATGGACATCCGCAGCATCATTTGAGTGCCCCGCCGCGATGGGCCGCTGCACGATATTGCATGCTAGCGCGAGCGCCATCTGCAACGCGACACGAGACTGGCAAAGTTGAGACCTACAGACCGCTTTTGTCAGGACGCGAGAATCCTTTGTGGTCTCATTGTTATCATGCGTGTCACGACGAAGTGGATCGAGCATGTGGGTCAATAAAGGCCAAACcaataatcacgaatgtatcTGTGTTTAGCATCGGTCCTTTGCCGCTCATTGCAGACTAGATTGAAATGTTCAAGAATGACGGCTTTCTTCTAGCTTGGGTCGTTTGCAGGCGTTGTCACAGTCGTAGAGAGGTGGAGGAATGGTGAAAGGGGTTTTTATTATGTCGGGGAGCTAGGTTGAGCTGAGTGGGTGAGGGCGGGATTGCTCGTTGCTCGGGATTACTCGTAGATCCAGGAGTCGACGGCGCGGGTGTACTGGATGGTGGGGTTCTGCTCGCCGAACCAGAGGGCGATTTCGGCCTTAGCGCTCTCGACGCTGTCGGAGCCGTGGCAGACGTTGCGAccgacgtcgatggcgaagTCGCCACGGATGGTTCCGGGGGCAGAGTCGAGCGGGTTGGTGGCGCCGAGAAGGACACGGCCGGTCTTGACGGCGTCCTTGCCTtcgaagacgatgcagacgacgGGGCCGGAAGCCATGTACTTGATAAGGCCGGGGAAGAACTTCTTACCCTTGAGGTCCTTGTAGTGCTTTTCGAGGTGCTCCTCAGAGGCGTGCACCATCTTGAGCGCTGCAATCTTGTAGCCACGGTTCTCAAAGCGCTTGATGATCTCTCCGACAATACCGCGCTGCACGCCGTCGGGCTTGATCATAATGTAAGCTACCAACCCAGTTGAACCGTCACGTCAGCTATGCATTCTGCAACCGTGTTGACCAGCTCACCCACGTCAAGTAGCTAACGTGCACACTTACTCTGCTCAGTAGCCATTTTGAACAATGCCGTCGATGATGGACACGTCGAGTTTAAAGGTGGTGATGGATGCGATCGAAGCGTGCGAGAGTGCAAGTGGTATATGGTCGAAatgagcagcagcgtgaaCAGCACCAGTTCGGTCACAGACCAACGCCGCCGCCACATGCTTTTGGCGTCTGCCGCTGCGACGTGATGCTGGTTCTGGTGGCAGCACGCAGCAGAGCTGCACCAAACTTGTGCTGCTCCTTTTTCagaagaaagagaaagaaCAAAACAAAAATGAAAacaaaagaaaaaaaatGAAAAAAGGAAAGAGAGAAAAGAGAGAAAAGGAGAGTTTCTCTTCTTGGGTGATCAGTGCATCTttgacattcgtgattcacgtaTTCTAACATTCTCGTGCAGTTATTTGattgcttgcttgcttgcttgctgacTGCACGCGTTTCGTACGGAAAGAAGAATGAAGACGCACACGTGACAGCCGCGCTTACAGCTGAACGGTggaggagagagagaaggagagaCTCACCTGCATGGACCCTTTCCTCGCCACCTTTTTGGCGTCGCCTGGTTGTGGTTGCTACAGGAACACCAACGACAGCCATTTGCGACGAAGCTAAGCAGCTGGCTGAAGCatgtcgctctcgctctaCCCGACCGTGTCGTCATCCAAGACAATCAACGGTCTGCCTTGGTCGCTCGCGAGCTCATTTCGGGAACGCAACATCAGCCTGCCTAACTTTGCGCAACTGCGCACCAAGGAGCTTCGATCGGGACATCGACAATCGGTTCGCGGGCTGGGGTGGTCGGTGGATGGTCGCAAGCTCGCTACGTGCGGTGCAGATCGGACGGTGCGCATCTGGGTTCCAGAGAGGTCGATTGACCATCGGGCGAGTACGGAGCTGCGCGGGCATGCGGATAGCGTGGATCAGCTCGTGTGGAATCCGGTGCTGGCGGATGTGCTGGCTACGGCAAGCGCGGATAAGACGGTGAGGATATGGGATACGCGCGTCAAAGCCAGTCAAGGCGCGTCAACGACGATCGGTACGCCTGGATccaacatcaacatcaGCTACCATCCGTCGGGCAAGTACTTGGCGGTGGGCGATAAGACGGATACGGTGTCGATTGTGGATACCCGCACGCACTCGATTGTGCATACGGTGTGCACACGTCGTGCAACGCCACCGGCAGATTCGACTTGCACGCAAAGCACCGTGCTCAATAGTCacgacgagatcaacgaACTCGCATTTTCAGCCGACGGCtcgctgctcctcctctcgTCTGGCTCCGGCTCGATCCATATTCACCACACCGATTCCTCACCTCAACCGTACGCGAGGATCCATTCGCATCCCGCACATACAGCCAACGTCTTCTGCTTGCAACCCGACCCGCTCTCGCGCTACATCGCTACCGCttcgagcgactcgatgATCTCGCTCTGGCACTCGACCGAATACGTCTCACTAAAAATGCTCACCACTCTCGCGTTCCCCGCTCGCGCTATCGGCTTCAGCTTTGacggcgagctgctcgccgcAGGCGGAGAAGACGCGttcatcaccatcaacgCTACCTCGCCCAGCATTGTCGGTAACGACGAGCTAGCTACCATCGCGCTAGGCCCAGGCACCATGATCAACACGCTCGCTTGGCATCCCTCCAAGTACGTGCTCGCCTACGCTGGCGATGAGGCGCAGCAAAAGGATACGGGCACAGTCAGGGTTTTCAACCTCTGATCCCCCGCTCGCGCTTTATGCACACACATCTTTCGCACTTTGTCGCAATGTATTATGACCGTTTCCAGGCACTTGGATTTGCGTTCGAAACTCGACACGCTTCTGTACAAGTCGTCTGGAAAACCGAACCGAGCTGAACCGACTTGAACCAAAGCCATGTTGGCAATCACCGAGCTGGCAACTGGAAGTGGGTGGTGCATCAATAGGTCAAACActtgacgagcgcatcggcgaTCCTGATTGCGTCAGGCTTGTAGAACAGCTCGCCGACATGAGGGAAGGGGGTGTCCCAGCCTCCGACGCGCAGGATAGGTGATTCCAGGTGAAGGAAGCAGTTCTTCTGCACCTCGGCGGCGATCTCAGCTCCGACACCGGCGGTCACAGGAGCTTCGTGGACAATGACACATCGGCCGGTTTTGGCGACCGACTGAACGAGCGTCTCTCGATCCCAGGGCAGGATGGTACGTAGATCGATGAGTTCTACCTTGGCGTCGCGGATCGAGAGAGGAATGTGTTGGCTGATCGAGTTGGGTGGGTTTCGCAAAAGCGagagcgcttgctcgcacGCATACAGCGGAGCACCCCACGAAACCAAGGTAACATCTTGGCCGCTCATAACCACGTCAGCCTTGCTCAATGGCAAGCTGAAATCGTCCAGTGGCACCTCCTCGACGGAACTCCTATAGAGCATCTTTGGCTCCAAAAACACCACGGGATTCGGCTCCCTTACACTAGCCGCCAACAAGCCTTTCGCCTGCACGGCACTTCTGGGAACTACCACCTTCAGGCCAGGCACACCCATGAAAaactgctcgacgctctgGCTATGATACAACGCACCATGTCCAACCCCCTGACAAGGCGCGCGTACCGTCAACCTGCCCACGTCAAACTGGCCTCCCGATCGATAGTTGTACTTGGCCGCCTCGTTCACCAACTGATCAAATGCCGGAAAGATGTAGTCTGAAAATTGGATCTCTGCAATCACCGTATGCCCCATATCCGCCATGCCAATCCCAAAGCCCACAATCCCCTGCTCGCTCAACGGCGTATTGAACACGCGATCGCGCCCAAACATCTCGGCTAACCCCATCGTCGACCGAAACACTCCGCCAAACGCCACATCTTCCCCAAACACCACCGCCGTCGCATCCGTCGACAGAATGTGTGCTTGCGCATCGCGGATCGCCTacgccaacgccaatcCCCCCACCAAAATACAAGAAAACAGAAAAGAGATCCAAGCCAATCGTCAGTATGCTCAATGCCACAAAACGCCAACACCACAGCACGCCGTCCAAGCACGTCAAGCGCAAACAGTGCCAACAGTCAGTCTATACATGCTCCAACATTGTGCCGACTACATAAGACGAAATCgagaaaagaaagaaagagaaaaaCAACTACTGCTTGGCTTCCAGATCGCGctttcgagcttcgagcgtcatcgcaagctgctggcCGCTAGCGTGAGTGAGCACATGCGCCAACTGTTGCGCGGGCGCGCTGAGCAGGCCAACGATCTGCGACCTAAGCTGGTCCAGACCGCCGATCCTGCCCACATCTCGCGTCTGAGGCACGTGCAGCAACCTCTTACCCTCGAGCACCGCGGCAAGCGGCACCAACCTCGGGTTGGCTACCGCGGTCTCGGGGAACTTGGCTCCCACAGCGGGTGCTCGAGGAGGTACATGGCCCAGCGCCCGGTCTACCACATTAAGCAGCGCACTGAGATACGCAGGGGTAAGATGTTCGCATGTCAGCAAAGCGATCGGCCCGCTCAACGCAGGCTGCAACGACTTCATCGCCGCGTTCTTCTCCGACAGCTGCCGCGTGACCGCCTTGATCAGACCGGCGCGCACAACAGTGAGCGAAGCTTTCGACGTCTGGCCCTCGGCCAGGTTGATAGCTGCAATATCCGAACGCACTTgcgcgagctcggcaactGACAGATTGttgtgctgcagcacaagcaccaTCTGGCTATCGCTGAGCAGGCGCAGGTACTTTTCGTACAGAAATGACTTTTTCGCTGGGTACTTTCGCGTCGTCGGCTTGACTGCCGACGAGGTGGCTGTCACGCGCGCAGATGCGCGAACGGAAGCTTGGGTCGTGGTCGAAGTGGACATTCTACGCACCGTGTACATATTCATCTTTTTGGTTTCTCTCTCGATTCTCTGTTCTCCGTCCAAGAATTTGAGTCCTGGCGTGGCGAGCGCCGACTTGGATGTGGTGCGCAGCAGTGCACTCTCGCTGACCGCAGGTGCCTCGGATGCGCTCGGCGGAGCGACTTCGGCGACAGCGGCGACTCGGCTCGTGGTGGCAAAGCCTCGGaagaacgacgacgacgacttggCCTGCACCGCTGTGCGTCGGCGGCTgacgagcgtggagcgcgacgacgaggcaaGAGGGTGCGCGGCCGTGTGCAACATGCGAGCGGGCGTCTCGGGGTCGTTACGTGGCTCGAGACGGTGCTCGGCAGGCGACTCGTGGGCGGGAGGTGGCACGTACGAGCCGCCCTTGAGCTCCATTTCTCGCGTCTGGTCGACACCATCCTCAAAGATTTCGTCGGCAACGCCCCAACCTTCGGTGGGATCAACAGTCCTCTCGATAGGACGGCTGAGCGCCTCGTTGGTGAGGTGCTTGatctcttcctcggcaagCTGGATGTCGAGCACGCGGAAGTTCtcctcgatgcgctcgggGGTAACGCTCTTGCTGATGGGGATGATGTCCCTACCGAGAGTCCAGGCGAGCAGCACCTGAGCAGGCGTGATATTGTTCCTTTGAGctacgtcgacgacgacgggGTCCTCAAGCGACTTGGCAACGTTCTGGTTCGAGCCAAAGGGCGAGTAAGCCTGCAGGGTGACACCGTGGGCGTGCGCATAGTTGCGAAGCTCCTCGTTGTGGACACCGAGGTTGACCTCGACCTGGTTGACGACGGGCTTGATGGAAGCCTCGTCAACCACCTCGCTGGTACGACGGATGTTGAAGTTGCTGACACCAATGTTGCGAAccttgcccttcttgacCATTTCCTCCATGACGCGGTAGGTGGCCATAAAGTCACGAGAGAGGTCTTCGCTCTCGACGGGGTGACCACCGGTGCTGCGAATGGAGGGAACCATAGAGCCCTTGGAGTTGAGGAAGGCTACAGGCCAGTGCATGAGGTACAAGTCGAGGTAGTCTGTGCCGAGATCCTTGAGGGAAGCGTCGAGTGCCTATGAATGGGATGAAAGGATAAGCAACGAAGAGAGTTGGAGTCAGCGTGGTGCACTCGGAGGAAGATCTTCgagacgagatggagagAAAGCAGACCTACCTTTTCAACGTGCTCTGGATGGTGAAAGCTGTTCCAGAGCTTGCTGGTGAGCCACAACTGAGATCGAGGAACACCAGCCTTCTTGATACCGGCGGCGACAGCATCCTCGTTTCGGTAAGCCCAAGCGCAGTCTGCGAGTGAGCACGTTGGAATGAAATGGTATGGGAAGGAAGAGCAGAAGAGAATGTGAGGTCAGCCTCGGATTCCAACACGGAACTGCATTTCGTGGAACATTTTGTGAGCCAAAAAAAACGTACCAATGTGACGGTAGCCAGTCTTTATGGCGTGAGCGACAGCCGGGGTGGCCTGCTCCTTGGACATCTTCCAGGTGCCAAAGCCCAATTTGGGAATCTGGGCACCATTGGCCAAGGTGAAGTTGGCAGACCTTCGGACGGAAGAGGCGTACATGATCGCAACTGACGGCGAAAGGAGTGAGGGTGTGTGGTGGGAAGCTACGACGAGTAAGCTGCTAGCGGAAAGACTTCCGTGGGTTGCAGAGCGAGAGGCGTCGAGCGTGAGGAAGCGGTGGCCAACGGTGTCAATTAAgcttggcgatgacgagcggCGCGGAAGCAAAGCGATGACAAGCTGATAGCGAGAGGTGTGATGATGAgaatggtgatggtgagtGTCGGGAGAAGCGAGTCTTGAAGATGAACGGGGAGACAAGACAGAGAACACGAGCTAGAGAGAGAAACCGAAACGGAGAACAA encodes the following:
- a CDS encoding putative nucleoside diphosphate kinase, whose amino-acid sequence is MATEQTYIMIKPDGVQRGIVGEIIKRFENRGYKIAALKMVHASEEHLEKHYKDLKGKKFFPGLIKYMASGPVVCIVFEGKDAVKTGRVLLGATNPLDSAPGTIRGDFAIDVGRNVCHGSDSVESAKAEIALWFGEQNPTIQYTRAVDSWIYE
- a CDS encoding uncharacterized protein (related to THO complex subunit 3): MSLSLYPTVSSSKTINGLPWSLASSFRERNISLPNFAQLRTKELRSGHRQSVRGLGWSVDGRKLATCGADRTVRIWVPERSIDHRASTELRGHADSVDQLVWNPVLADVLATASADKTVRIWDTRVKASQGASTTIGTPGSNINISYHPSGKYLAVGDKTDTVSIVDTRTHSIVHTVCTRRATPPADSTCTQSTVLNSHDEINELAFSADGSLLLLSSGSGSIHIHHTDSSPQPYARIHSHPAHTANVFCLQPDPLSRYIATASSDSMISLWHSTEYVSLKMLTTLAFPARAIGFSFDGELLAAGGEDAFITINATSPSIVGNDELATIALGPGTMINTLAWHPSKYVLAYAGDEAQQKDTGTVRVFNL
- a CDS encoding putative branched-chain alpha-keto acid dehydrogenase subunit e1-beta yields the protein MFGRDRVFNTPLSEQGIVGFGIGMADMGHTVIAEIQFSDYIFPAFDQLVNEAAKYNYRSGGQFDVGRLTVRAPCQGVGHGALYHSQSVEQFFMGVPGLKVVVPRSAVQAKGLLAASVREPNPVVFLEPKMLYRSSVEEVPLDDFSLPLSKADVVMSGQDVTLVSWGAPLYACEQALSLLRNPPNSISQHIPLSIRDAKVELIDLRTILPWDRETLVQSVAKTGRCVIVHEAPVTAGVGAEIAAEVQKNCFLHLESPILRVGGWDTPFPHVGELFYKPDAIRIADALVKCLTY
- a CDS encoding uncharacterized protein (related to GCY1 - putative NADP(+) coupled glycerol dehydrogenase / hypothetical protein); translated protein: MYASSVRRSANFTLANGAQIPKLGFGTWKMSKEQATPAVAHAIKTGYRHIDCAWAYRNEDAVAAGIKKAGVPRSQLWLTSKLWNSFHHPEHVEKALDASLKDLGTDYLDLYLMHWPVAFLNSKGSMVPSIRSTGGHPVESEDLSRDFMATYRVMEEMVKKGKVRNIGVSNFNIRRTSEVVDEASIKPVVNQVEVNLGVHNEELRNYAHAHGVTLQAYSPFGSNQNVAKSLEDPVVVDVAQRNNITPAQVLLAWTLGRDIIPISKSVTPERIEENFRVLDIQLAEEEIKHLTNEALSRPIERTVDPTEGWGVADEIFEDGVDQTREMELKGGSYVPPPAHESPAEHRLEPRNDPETPARMLHTAAHPLASSSRSTLVSRRRTAVQAKSSSSFFRGFATTSRVAAVAEVAPPSASEAPAVSESALLRTTSKSALATPGLKFLDGEQRIERETKKMNMYTVRRMSTSTTTQASVRASARVTATSSAVKPTTRKYPAKKSFLYEKYLRLLSDSQMVLVLQHNNLSVAELAQVRSDIAAINLAEGQTSKASLTVVRAGLIKAVTRQLSEKNAAMKSLQPALSGPIALLTCEHLTPAYLSALLNVVDRALGHVPPRAPAVGAKFPETAVANPRLVPLAAVLEGKRLLHVPQTRDVGRIGGLDQLRSQIVGLLSAPAQQLAHVLTHASGQQLAMTLEARKRDLEAKQ